A genomic segment from Polyangium mundeleinium encodes:
- a CDS encoding GDP-L-fucose synthase family protein: MFPLSDSKILVTGGAGFLGSHVVEVLKARGARQIVVPRSAAFDLTDAHATRSLFETHRPDLVLHLAARVGGIGANRRHPGTFFRDNMAMGLHVLEEARRAGTPKVVVAGTICAYPKFAPVPFREEDLWNGYPEETNAPYGIAKKALLVMAQAYRKEFGSKFVVVFPVNLYGPRDNFDLEDSHVIPAMIRKFVEARRGGERSVVLWGDGSPTREFLYVEDAAEGLVRAAERYDGEEPVNLGAGREVSMRDLAATIAKAVGYEGDIVWDSARPNGQPRRMLDVSRAREWFGFEARTELGDGLVKTIAWYEENRGRIVGA, encoded by the coding sequence ATGTTCCCTCTCTCTGACTCCAAGATCCTCGTTACAGGCGGCGCCGGGTTCCTCGGCTCGCACGTCGTGGAAGTGCTGAAAGCGCGTGGCGCGCGCCAGATCGTGGTCCCCCGCTCGGCCGCGTTCGATCTGACGGACGCGCACGCGACGCGATCTCTCTTTGAAACGCATCGCCCCGACCTCGTCTTGCATCTCGCCGCGCGTGTCGGTGGAATTGGCGCGAACCGCCGCCACCCCGGCACCTTTTTCCGCGACAACATGGCCATGGGCCTGCACGTCCTCGAAGAGGCGCGGCGCGCGGGAACCCCAAAGGTTGTAGTGGCCGGTACCATATGTGCCTATCCGAAGTTTGCGCCGGTGCCGTTCCGGGAAGAGGATCTCTGGAACGGGTATCCGGAGGAGACGAATGCGCCCTATGGGATCGCCAAGAAGGCGCTGCTCGTGATGGCGCAGGCGTACCGGAAAGAGTTCGGGTCGAAGTTTGTCGTCGTCTTCCCGGTGAACCTGTATGGCCCGCGGGACAACTTCGACCTGGAGGACTCGCACGTGATCCCGGCGATGATCCGGAAGTTCGTGGAGGCGCGGCGCGGCGGGGAGCGGTCGGTCGTCTTGTGGGGTGACGGGTCGCCGACGCGGGAGTTCCTCTATGTGGAGGACGCGGCCGAGGGGCTCGTGCGCGCGGCGGAGCGCTACGACGGCGAGGAGCCGGTGAACCTCGGCGCGGGGCGCGAGGTGTCGATGCGGGACCTGGCGGCGACGATCGCGAAGGCGGTGGGGTACGAAGGGGACATCGTCTGGGACAGCGCGCGTCCGAACGGGCAGCCGCGCAGGATGCTCGACGTGTCGCGCGCGAGGGAATGGTTCGGGTTCGAGGCGCGGACCGAGCTTGGGGACGGGCTGGTGAAGACGATCGCTTGGTACGAGGAGAACCGGGGGCGGATCGTCGGGGCGTGA
- a CDS encoding helix-turn-helix domain-containing protein encodes MPRRVRPKKLFLTIGERVKAFRLAAGLTQEEVAEGHAPGESLANKGHISSIEHGLANPTVETLQRIAEALEGLDVELVDLVVSPDESLRHAVIALSRTLPEEVLEEILAKYGPLPKLVPQKRERTHHRASGARPKAR; translated from the coding sequence ATGCCACGCAGAGTCCGCCCCAAAAAGCTGTTCCTCACGATTGGCGAGCGCGTGAAGGCGTTCCGGCTCGCCGCCGGGCTGACCCAGGAGGAGGTGGCCGAAGGCCACGCGCCCGGCGAGTCGCTCGCCAACAAGGGCCACATCTCCAGCATCGAGCACGGGCTCGCCAACCCGACCGTCGAGACCCTCCAGCGTATCGCCGAGGCGCTCGAAGGGCTCGACGTGGAGCTCGTCGACCTCGTCGTGTCCCCGGACGAGAGCCTGCGCCACGCGGTCATCGCGCTCTCGCGGACGCTCCCCGAAGAAGTGCTCGAGGAGATCCTCGCGAAATACGGTCCCCTGCCGAAGCTCGTGCCCCAAAAGAGGGAACGCACGCACCACCGGGCGAGCGGAGCGCGGCCGAAGGCGCGGTGA
- a CDS encoding NAD-dependent epimerase/dehydratase family protein: MKLLVTGIAGFIGSHLAERLLDRGDTVVGLDSFDPFYARAIKERNLARVRGRAHVVEADLLDEAAVAEVLSATDFDVVVHLAGLAGVRPSLAAPARYQRVNVEGTTRLAELARARGVRRFVFASSSSVYGASKRLPFAEDDRADEPMSPYAASKRAAELVLRALVHTHGLGVTSLRYFTVYGPRQRPEMAIHAFCRAIDRGETIELYGTGAASRDYTYVDDVIDGTLRAIDRVDAGYRVYNLGAGGTPTTLNEVVVLLAEALGKPARVHRGPAIVGDVEHTIADIRAAKAALGYEPRTGMREGIRKFVDWYSRT, encoded by the coding sequence ATGAAGCTGCTCGTGACCGGCATCGCCGGGTTCATCGGATCTCACCTCGCCGAGCGCCTGCTCGATCGAGGCGACACGGTCGTCGGCCTCGACAGCTTCGATCCCTTTTACGCACGCGCGATCAAGGAGCGAAATCTCGCCCGCGTGCGCGGCCGCGCCCACGTCGTCGAGGCGGATCTGCTCGACGAGGCGGCCGTCGCGGAGGTCCTTTCGGCGACGGACTTCGACGTCGTCGTGCACCTCGCGGGCCTCGCGGGCGTGCGCCCGAGCCTCGCCGCGCCCGCCCGCTACCAGCGCGTGAACGTCGAGGGCACGACGCGCCTCGCCGAGCTCGCCCGCGCGCGGGGCGTGCGCCGCTTCGTGTTCGCGTCGAGCTCCTCGGTGTACGGCGCGAGCAAGCGCCTGCCCTTCGCCGAGGACGACCGCGCCGACGAGCCGATGAGCCCGTACGCCGCGAGCAAACGCGCCGCAGAGCTCGTGCTGCGCGCGCTCGTGCACACGCACGGCCTCGGGGTCACGTCGCTCCGCTACTTCACGGTCTACGGCCCGCGCCAGCGCCCCGAGATGGCCATCCACGCGTTTTGCCGCGCCATCGATCGGGGCGAGACGATCGAGCTCTACGGCACGGGCGCGGCGAGCCGCGACTACACCTACGTCGACGACGTCATCGACGGCACGCTCCGCGCGATCGATCGGGTCGATGCTGGCTACCGCGTCTACAACCTCGGCGCCGGGGGCACGCCGACGACGTTGAACGAGGTCGTCGTGCTGCTCGCCGAGGCCCTCGGCAAGCCTGCGCGTGTGCATCGGGGACCTGCGATCGTCGGCGACGTCGAGCACACGATCGCGGACATCCGCGCGGCCAAGGCTGCGCTCGGGTACGAGCCGAGGACAGGGATGCGCGAGGGGATTCGCAAGTTCGTGGACTGGTATTCCCGGACGTAA
- a CDS encoding AAA family ATPase: MFIHKVEITNLRSIEHLVWEIDDGDAYGWHVIIGDNGAGKSGLLRAIALALVGPQEALALRQDWNDWLRRGAPWGGINLELVGDPTFDRFSKKGNRPKHLKAGIWLERTGAEPQPVALHAWEKGDRHVWGPSWGWFSASYGPFRRFTGGDKDLEKLFYSNPKLARHLSVFGESVALSECLEWLIRLHYKTLEGDPEGNLLEPVMAFVNQSDFLPHDARIESISSKGVRFVDGNGCEVPVENLSDGYRSILSMTFELIRQLAATYGAYAVFDPEDPTKIIVPGVVLIDEIDAHLHPTWQRRVGRWFREHFPRIQFIVTTHSPLICQAARPGSVFRLPRPGSDEEAGMVTGTELDRLLYGNVLDAYGTGAFGDAATRSPEALELLEQLAILNQKELAEGLSLSERKQQKKLRAILPTAASEGTEDDA, translated from the coding sequence GTGTTCATCCACAAGGTCGAGATCACGAACCTCCGGTCGATCGAGCATCTCGTGTGGGAGATCGACGATGGGGATGCCTACGGATGGCACGTGATCATCGGGGACAACGGTGCCGGGAAGAGCGGGTTGCTCCGAGCTATCGCGTTGGCGCTCGTAGGCCCTCAAGAAGCCCTCGCCCTTCGCCAGGATTGGAACGATTGGCTCCGAAGGGGCGCCCCCTGGGGCGGCATCAACCTGGAATTGGTTGGTGATCCTACGTTTGATAGGTTCTCAAAGAAAGGCAATCGCCCCAAGCATCTCAAAGCGGGCATCTGGTTGGAACGGACCGGGGCGGAGCCTCAACCGGTAGCACTGCATGCGTGGGAGAAAGGCGATCGGCATGTTTGGGGGCCATCCTGGGGCTGGTTTTCCGCATCGTACGGCCCCTTCCGTCGCTTCACAGGGGGCGACAAGGACCTGGAGAAGCTCTTTTACTCGAACCCGAAGCTCGCGCGTCACCTGTCGGTGTTCGGGGAGTCCGTGGCGCTCAGTGAATGCCTCGAATGGCTCATCCGCCTTCATTACAAGACGCTTGAGGGTGATCCGGAGGGCAACCTCCTCGAACCCGTCATGGCCTTCGTCAATCAGAGCGACTTCCTCCCCCATGATGCGCGGATCGAATCGATCTCCTCGAAGGGCGTCCGCTTCGTCGATGGAAATGGATGCGAGGTCCCCGTCGAGAACCTGAGCGACGGGTACCGCTCGATCCTGAGCATGACCTTCGAGCTGATCCGCCAGCTCGCAGCCACTTACGGCGCATACGCCGTCTTCGACCCCGAGGACCCCACGAAAATCATCGTCCCCGGCGTCGTCCTCATCGACGAGATCGACGCGCACCTGCACCCCACCTGGCAGCGGCGCGTCGGGCGCTGGTTTCGCGAGCATTTTCCCAGGATCCAGTTCATCGTCACCACCCATAGCCCGCTCATCTGTCAGGCCGCCCGGCCCGGGAGCGTCTTCCGATTGCCAAGGCCCGGCAGCGACGAGGAAGCGGGAATGGTCACCGGCACCGAGCTCGATCGCCTCCTCTATGGCAACGTGCTCGACGCCTACGGGACCGGCGCCTTCGGCGACGCAGCCACACGCTCCCCGGAGGCCCTGGAGCTCCTCGAACAGCTCGCCATCTTGAACCAGAAGGAGCTCGCCGAAGGACTCTCCTTGTCAGAAAGGAAGCAGCAGAAGAAGCTCCGCGCCATCCTCCCCACTGCGGCCAGCGAGGGGACGGAGGACGACGCGTGA
- a CDS encoding eCIS core domain-containing protein: MAMFGGRQRAPQPLGPISKPTPKKSASATKTTPWAAHGSSWSRLKSSGSDHREQVDPLLAPWRRSLLDVPLSPPVEATRALPSAARSASRSSSSEEQAADAAARSIVMGARPELAAAPKGSEPGGEVEKAPPSPQTTQGSADILDRISTRGAALPAYARQYMEQRFGHDFSRVRVVADRGADQIAGGLGARAFTLGENIVFARDEFRPDTEGGRLLLAHELAHVVQQRESGRAHVALQPAQKKLSLLDQVRDLRGKLYTAGSEKERKPHVVTAMQLADNLIAVLTAAKGQKPPNGALIDETRELLIELVRGLANNGEPKAAWKIAVKSEDRIVENAIFIALRNSSDGVAGQQSTFERVAPVVGQKITPNPDPRRWLDTHTPAIGKTLQALDKRGLEGDESSTKDSSTGFEGKEHEIALEMTQELLEQYFTYAHEDVRPNPLGKVGHLNVDEKKQKLEADCDIYATYGARLLREQGWETAGYLAIVPGETKHDNPNELREAHMAALMRKKNADGGWHYVGISNAVVRDLSIFSSDENVRPFFLRLALTAYDPKHPLTKFKAYYLPPGPGGALDMKLLDPQANGLKHFEDRSP; the protein is encoded by the coding sequence ATGGCGATGTTCGGCGGTCGGCAGCGCGCTCCCCAGCCGTTGGGTCCCATCTCGAAGCCCACACCAAAGAAGTCCGCTTCGGCCACGAAGACGACTCCGTGGGCTGCCCATGGATCCTCATGGTCGCGACTCAAATCCAGCGGCTCGGATCACAGGGAGCAGGTTGACCCGTTGCTTGCGCCGTGGCGACGGTCACTCCTCGATGTGCCGCTCTCCCCACCCGTCGAGGCGACACGCGCACTGCCGTCCGCTGCGCGCAGCGCCTCCCGCTCGTCATCGTCCGAGGAGCAGGCCGCAGACGCCGCGGCCCGCTCGATTGTGATGGGCGCTCGTCCAGAGCTCGCAGCGGCGCCGAAAGGGAGCGAGCCTGGCGGTGAGGTCGAGAAGGCTCCGCCGTCCCCGCAGACGACCCAGGGCTCCGCGGATATCCTCGACCGTATCTCCACGCGCGGCGCCGCCCTGCCCGCCTACGCGCGGCAGTACATGGAGCAACGCTTCGGCCACGACTTCTCGCGCGTGCGCGTGGTGGCCGATCGAGGCGCGGATCAGATCGCTGGCGGCCTCGGGGCGCGCGCCTTCACGCTCGGCGAAAACATCGTCTTCGCGAGGGACGAATTCAGGCCCGATACCGAAGGGGGCCGCCTCCTGCTCGCCCACGAGCTCGCACATGTCGTTCAGCAACGCGAATCCGGCAGGGCGCACGTCGCGCTACAGCCTGCGCAGAAGAAGCTCTCGCTCCTGGATCAGGTGCGGGACCTCAGGGGAAAGCTGTATACCGCGGGCTCGGAAAAAGAACGCAAGCCCCACGTGGTGACGGCCATGCAGCTCGCCGATAACCTGATTGCCGTGCTCACCGCCGCCAAAGGACAAAAACCACCCAACGGCGCGTTGATCGACGAGACGCGTGAACTTTTGATCGAGCTCGTGCGCGGGCTGGCGAACAACGGGGAGCCGAAGGCAGCGTGGAAGATCGCTGTCAAGAGCGAGGATCGCATCGTCGAGAACGCGATCTTCATTGCACTTCGAAACAGCTCCGACGGTGTCGCTGGGCAACAGAGCACGTTCGAGAGGGTGGCGCCGGTCGTCGGCCAGAAGATCACCCCGAATCCAGATCCGAGGCGATGGCTGGACACCCACACGCCTGCGATAGGAAAGACCTTGCAGGCGCTGGACAAAAGAGGTTTGGAGGGCGACGAGTCTTCAACGAAGGACTCCTCTACTGGATTCGAGGGCAAGGAACACGAGATCGCCCTGGAGATGACGCAGGAACTCCTGGAGCAATATTTCACGTATGCGCACGAGGACGTCAGACCCAATCCGCTGGGTAAGGTCGGGCACCTCAACGTCGACGAAAAAAAGCAGAAGCTCGAAGCCGACTGCGACATCTACGCTACCTATGGCGCGCGCCTCCTCCGCGAACAGGGCTGGGAGACCGCCGGTTATCTCGCCATCGTGCCGGGCGAGACGAAGCATGACAATCCGAACGAGTTGCGCGAGGCCCATATGGCAGCCTTGATGCGCAAGAAGAACGCCGACGGAGGTTGGCACTATGTCGGCATCAGCAATGCCGTGGTCCGCGACCTCTCGATTTTCAGCTCGGACGAGAACGTACGGCCGTTCTTCCTGCGACTTGCGCTCACTGCCTACGACCCGAAACATCCCCTCACAAAGTTCAAGGCTTATTACCTACCCCCTGGGCCGGGCGGAGCGTTGGACATGAAGCTGCTCGATCCCCAGGCCAACGGGCTGAAACATTTCGAGGATCGGTCGCCATGA